One Caretta caretta isolate rCarCar2 chromosome 6, rCarCar1.hap1, whole genome shotgun sequence genomic region harbors:
- the LOC142072422 gene encoding olfactory receptor-like protein COR4, whose protein sequence is MAGGNCSAVTEFILTGLTDHPELQVPLFAMFLVIYGITLVWNLGMMVLIRINPRLHTPMYFFLKNLSLMDACYSTVITPKMLMSFLAERKAISYTACIIQWFSFILFVTSECLLLAVMAYDRYVAICNPLLYTVIMSPKHCLWLAAGSYLWAFLNSVIQASGLLRLSYCHSNILNHFFCDINPLLKLSTSGTYVNELLVFLFGSLIEVISTGTILISYILIIATVLQIRSTDGRRKAFSTCTSHLTAVSMFHGTILFMYFRPSTSYMLDTDKMASVFYTVVIRMLNPLVYSLRNKDVMDALRRAIETKLRAHFPPKGVLIGKPNPLTAALHT, encoded by the coding sequence ATGGCTGGAGGAAATTGTTCGGCAGTGACCGAGTTCATTCTCACAGGACTGACAGACCATCCAGAGCTGCAGGTCCCCCTCTTCGCGATGTTCCTAGTGATCTATGGTATCACCCTGGTGTGGAATCTGGGGATGATGGTTTTAATCAGGATCAACCCCCgacttcacacccccatgtacttcttcctcaaGAATTTGTCCCTCATGGATGCCTGTTACTCCACAGTCATCACTCCCAAGATGCTGATGAGCTTCTTAGCCGAGAGGAAAGCTATTTCCTACACAGCTTGCATCATCCAATGGTTTAGCTTCATATTGTTTGTCACCTCTGAGTGCCTTCTGCTGGCAGTAATGGCGTACGACCGTTATGTAGCCATCTGTAACCCGCTGCTGTACACAGTCATCATGTCACCAAAGCACTGCCTATGGCTGGCAGCTGGTTCATATCTATGGGCCTTCCTGAACTCTGTGATACAAGCGAGCGGTTTGCTAAGATTATCCTACTGCCACTCCAATATCCTGAATCATTTTTTCTGTGATATCAACCCACTTCTAAAGCTCTCCACTTCTGGCACCTATGTCAACGAGCTACTTGTTTTCCTCTTTGGCAGTCTGATAGAGGTGATCAGCACTGGGACCATCCTCATCTCATACATCTTAATTATTGCAACTGTGCTGCAGATCCGCTCAACCGACGGCAGgcgcaaagccttctccacctgcacctcCCACCTGACGGCCGTCTCCATGTTCCACGGGACAATTCTCTTCATGTACTTCCGACCCAGCACCAGCTACATGCTGGACACAGACAAAATGGCCTCCGTGTTCTACACGGTGGTGATCCGCATGCTGAACCCCCTCGTCTACAGCTTGAGGAACAAGGATGTGATGGATGCCCTAAGGAGAGCAATAGAGACAAAATTGAGGGCCCATTTTCCCCCAAAGGGTGTCTTAATAGGAAAACCAAATCCTTTAACGGCTGCTCTGCACACATAG